The Ciconia boyciana chromosome 4, ASM3463844v1, whole genome shotgun sequence DNA window AGGTTTTAGCAGTTTGTTTTCTCAGTGGAAATTCAGATGCCATTTAACAAGTCCTGTTCAGTTGCAAAAgtgtttttaacttttcctcTACTGATgcttacattttgaaaagcctGTCAAACAGCAGCACTATTTACCCTTCACATAATCCTAACCACTGCTCCATGGATCCACATGGGTCTGCAGCCCACTGGCTGTAAGTCTCAATTTCTCCTAAAAACACCGCAGTAAAACGGCAGTCCACCTGCAAGCCAGAGCATGAGCTTTGGAGTGGAATGCATAAATTAAATTGAGGGACTACCTTCTGCAAGCTCTTTTGCAATCCGCTCAAGTTCTTCacgtttctttttctcttcagcctctactcttctctcttcttcagcaATAGGCTTTAGGTAGTCTGTCATtaacacatttgttttaaaaccccGTTTCTAGAACCTGGCACAAAGCTCTGCACCTGCCAGCTCactcaaaaaggaagaaaaaaaaaaagtagcttctCTGGCACAAAGGCACATTTCATACGAATCTGTGACTTCAAACCAGTAAGAGCCCGTCTCTGAGGGCCACCTCGGCGAGGCCTAGGCAGCTCCCGctgcggcggggaggggggagataGCGGCCGGGCCCGCGGCTGCGCGGCCCGCACCGGCCGCCTCAAGGTGCCCTTGCAGGCCgcgcgggggagggggagaggccGCCCGGGCCTCCACACTCACCGTATCGCTTCTTGCCGTAGATCATGCCCACCAGCAGGGCCGAGTACCGGGTGAACTGTGGGAGGCAGAAACAAGGACGCGCCCTTCGCTCAGCTTACACGCACcgccaggccaggccaggccgggccgggcccggcccgccgcctccctcccACCCGCCCGTCCCGGCCTGTCGAGGCcaccggccgccccccgccccggagcGCAGCGGGACACCGCACGGCGCCGGGGCAGCCACCCGCCGCCCTCACCTTGATGAGCGGCGAGACCTGCACCGGCGGGATCATCCTGGCGGCGGTGGCGCGGCGGCCGGAAGTGACGCCTGtagagcggcggcggggcggaaGGAGGGGGAGCTCCGCCCCCCGGTGGGCGGGGCTACCGAAAGCGGGCTCACGTCAGAGCAGCGCGTCAACGTTTTGGAAAACGTATCGACCGTCCGGCGCCAGATTTCCGTGTCTGGTCACAC harbors:
- the ATP5ME gene encoding ATP synthase subunit e, mitochondrial, coding for MIPPVQVSPLIKFTRYSALLVGMIYGKKRYDYLKPIAEEERRVEAEEKKKREELERIAKELAEASEESILK